From the Deinococcus radiophilus genome, one window contains:
- a CDS encoding MerR family transcriptional regulator — MNTATSPTTYTVSQVAQITGVSVRTLHHYDALGLLSPAGRSDAGYRLYVAGDLTRLWQILLWRRLGFGLAEISALLDADPQATEAALSAQRARLLAERAALGRTLRALDTFLEHQDRRETMQSENFREVFGGYDPADHEAEVQTRWGDSDAYRQSAERTRRYTGADWQTIRGEMDAINTRYLGAMRAGLSAGSAEAQAIAADHHAHLERWFYDAPPTMLRGLAQLWSSDERFQQNIDQAGAGLAAYQTAAVTAWADAQQA, encoded by the coding sequence ATGAACACCGCAACATCTCCCACCACCTATACTGTCAGCCAAGTGGCGCAGATCACCGGCGTCAGCGTCCGCACGCTGCACCACTACGACGCCCTGGGGCTGTTGTCCCCAGCAGGGCGCAGTGACGCCGGTTATCGCCTGTATGTTGCGGGCGACCTGACCCGCCTGTGGCAGATTCTGCTCTGGCGGCGGCTGGGCTTTGGCCTAGCCGAGATTTCTGCGCTGCTGGACGCCGACCCACAGGCAACCGAGGCGGCCCTCAGCGCTCAACGCGCCCGGCTGCTGGCAGAACGCGCAGCGCTGGGCCGGACCCTGCGTGCTCTGGACACCTTTTTAGAACATCAAGACCGGAGAGAAACCATGCAAAGTGAAAACTTCAGAGAAGTATTCGGCGGCTACGATCCTGCCGACCATGAGGCCGAAGTACAGACCCGCTGGGGCGACAGCGATGCCTATCGCCAGAGCGCCGAGCGGACGCGCCGCTACACGGGGGCCGACTGGCAGACCATTCGGGGCGAAATGGACGCCATCAATACCCGGTACCTGGGCGCGATGAGGGCGGGCCTGAGCGCAGGCAGCGCTGAAGCCCAAGCCATTGCCGCCGATCACCATGCCCACTTGGAGCGCTGGTTCTACGACGCCCCGCCGACCATGCTGCGCGGCCTGGCGCAGCTGTGGAGCAGTGACGAGCGTTTCCAGCAGAACATTGACCAGGCAGGCGCAGGGCTGGCCGCGTATCAGACGGCGGCAGTGACCGCCTGGGCCGACGCCCAGCAAGCCTGA
- a CDS encoding nitroreductase family protein, which yields MTTTASLDTLSAVRQRRTVPLTALSDRPIPEDTLLELLTAAQWAPNHGLTQPWRFAVFTGAGRERLADVLADSLALHKGAESATPEAVETQRTNQLKAPAWIMVAAQTPEGSKLPPFEDDWATAAAIQNLLLAARAVGLGSKWISNAASMHPHTMQALGFEAGCRPIGLIYLGYVDGEWPQGQRGEATDRVRWFRES from the coding sequence ATGACGACCACCGCCTCCCTGGACACCCTCAGCGCTGTCCGTCAGCGCCGCACTGTGCCGCTGACGGCCCTGAGTGACCGCCCCATCCCCGAGGACACCCTGCTGGAACTGCTGACCGCCGCGCAGTGGGCACCCAATCATGGCCTGACTCAGCCCTGGCGCTTCGCCGTCTTTACTGGTGCTGGACGCGAGCGGCTGGCCGACGTGCTGGCCGATTCGCTGGCCCTCCACAAGGGCGCCGAGAGTGCCACACCTGAAGCGGTAGAAACGCAGCGGACCAACCAGCTCAAGGCCCCGGCCTGGATCATGGTGGCCGCACAAACGCCTGAAGGTTCCAAACTCCCCCCTTTTGAGGACGACTGGGCCACGGCCGCTGCCATTCAGAATCTGCTGCTGGCCGCCCGCGCCGTGGGGCTGGGCAGCAAGTGGATCAGCAACGCCGCTTCCATGCACCCGCACACCATGCAGGCCCTGGGTTTTGAGGCAGGCTGCCGTCCCATTGGGCTGATTTATCTGGGGTACGTAGACGGCGAGTGGCCGCAGGGACAGCGCGGCGAGGCCACCGACCGGGTGCGCTGGTTCCGGGAGTCATAG
- a CDS encoding metallophosphoesterase family protein, with translation MRRRTEAEMAERLHGFGGYRVYVVGHMHCADTRQVGDTLLVSAGPATWTHDPDPRTSWLLLERRSGVWYAERRRVEYDREAAARWIRENRAPDQGEIDLILKPVNDPLHPAPTPAP, from the coding sequence ATGCGCCGCCGCACCGAGGCCGAAATGGCTGAGCGCTTGCACGGTTTCGGCGGGTATAGGGTCTATGTCGTCGGTCACATGCACTGCGCCGACACCCGGCAAGTTGGAGATACCCTACTGGTGAGTGCCGGTCCAGCAACCTGGACCCACGACCCTGACCCGCGTACCAGTTGGCTGCTGCTGGAACGGCGCAGTGGCGTCTGGTACGCGGAGCGCCGCCGGGTGGAGTATGACCGGGAGGCGGCCGCCCGCTGGATTCGGGAGAACCGCGCCCCGGATCAGGGCGAGATAGACTTGATCCTGAAACCCGTGAATGATCCACTGCACCCTGCCCCCACGCCCGCCCCCTGA
- a CDS encoding metallophosphoesterase family protein has translation MSSALRLAVLSDVHGNAFAAEAVIRDIQTHAPDLTVNLGDQVWGQADPLRALELQRSLGAVEVRGNNDELLTFSPAELPPYKQAVGAWLAEHIPLADREHLAALPLRAVLADGEVLASHGTPASPWDSLLLHLRL, from the coding sequence ATGAGCAGCGCCCTGCGCCTTGCCGTGCTGAGTGATGTACACGGCAACGCCTTCGCCGCTGAGGCCGTCATCCGGGACATCCAGACCCACGCTCCCGACCTGACCGTCAACCTGGGCGATCAGGTCTGGGGCCAGGCCGACCCGTTGCGGGCGCTGGAACTGCAGCGCAGCTTGGGAGCGGTAGAAGTGCGTGGCAACAACGACGAACTGCTGACCTTCTCCCCTGCCGAGTTGCCACCCTACAAGCAGGCCGTGGGCGCGTGGCTGGCCGAACACATTCCCCTGGCCGATCGGGAACACTTGGCCGCATTGCCGCTCAGGGCCGTGCTGGCAGACGGTGAAGTTCTGGCCTCGCACGGCACACCCGCTTCGCCCTGGGACAGCCTGTTACTTCACCTTAGACTATGA
- a CDS encoding uracil-xanthine permease family protein: MTQAPAPAPAPHPSAELPLQRKLVLGVQHSIAMFGATVLVPILVGLPPSVALFGAGVATLIFHALSGWRVPIFLGSSFAFIAPTALVVKEMGVGAAAGGLIAAGAMYLLFSALVALFGTEKVLRIFPPIVTGPVIMVIGLGLSSVAIDQASDNWPLSVITLLAAVLASLYGRGLFRMIPILIGVLTGYIAALLLGAVDTAALQNIRQAAWVGLPDFHAPELNWQAVAIIAPVAIVTFIEHVGDVVVNGRVVGQNFLQKPGLSRTLFADGIANMSSAVMGGPAATTYAENTGVLALTKVYDPAIIRIAAIFAILYGCSPKLAAVLQSFPQGVLGGVSILLFGMIASVGIRTLAEAQIDFAHSRNLIVVSLILVLGLGGAAFPIALGGTELTLSGMALAALVGILANLLLPTQREEADAGAGEV, translated from the coding sequence ATGACCCAGGCTCCTGCTCCCGCGCCCGCCCCGCATCCCTCGGCCGAATTGCCGCTACAGCGCAAACTGGTGCTGGGCGTGCAGCACTCCATCGCCATGTTCGGGGCCACCGTGCTGGTGCCCATTTTGGTGGGCCTGCCCCCCAGCGTGGCATTGTTCGGGGCCGGGGTCGCCACGCTGATCTTTCACGCCCTGAGCGGCTGGCGAGTCCCGATTTTCCTGGGCAGTTCGTTCGCTTTTATCGCCCCGACCGCGCTGGTGGTCAAGGAAATGGGCGTGGGCGCTGCGGCTGGTGGCCTGATCGCCGCCGGGGCGATGTACCTGCTGTTCTCGGCGCTGGTGGCCCTGTTCGGGACCGAAAAGGTGCTGCGCATCTTCCCACCCATCGTGACCGGGCCGGTGATTATGGTGATCGGCCTGGGCCTGAGCAGCGTGGCGATTGACCAGGCCAGCGACAACTGGCCGCTGTCCGTCATCACCTTGCTGGCAGCTGTGCTCGCCAGCCTGTATGGGCGTGGCCTGTTTCGCATGATTCCGATCCTGATCGGGGTGCTGACCGGGTACATCGCCGCGCTGCTGCTGGGTGCGGTCGATACGGCGGCCCTGCAAAATATCCGCCAAGCCGCCTGGGTGGGCCTGCCCGACTTTCACGCCCCGGAACTGAACTGGCAGGCGGTGGCCATCATCGCGCCAGTCGCCATCGTGACCTTTATTGAGCATGTGGGCGATGTGGTAGTCAATGGCCGGGTGGTGGGTCAGAACTTTTTGCAGAAGCCGGGCCTCAGCCGGACCCTCTTTGCCGACGGCATCGCCAACATGAGCAGCGCAGTGATGGGCGGTCCCGCCGCGACTACGTATGCCGAGAACACTGGCGTACTGGCGCTGACCAAGGTTTATGATCCGGCGATCATCCGGATCGCTGCCATATTTGCCATCTTGTACGGCTGCTCGCCCAAGCTGGCCGCGGTTCTGCAGAGCTTCCCACAGGGTGTGTTGGGCGGCGTCTCGATTCTGTTGTTCGGCATGATCGCCAGCGTAGGTATTCGCACGCTGGCCGAGGCACAGATTGACTTTGCACACTCGCGCAACCTGATCGTGGTCAGCCTGATTCTGGTGCTGGGCCTGGGCGGGGCGGCCTTCCCGATTGCACTGGGCGGCACTGAACTGACCCTGTCGGGCATGGCGCTGGCCGCCCTGGTGGGCATCCTGGCCAATCTGCTGCTGCCCACCCAGCGTGAGGAAGCCGATGCGGGCGCCGGGGAGGTATGA
- the fabZ gene encoding 3-hydroxyacyl-ACP dehydratase FabZ produces MSEVATPLMIKDVLETLPHRFPFVMVDRVLSVQGGEVHALKNVSVNEPYFVGHFPQEPVMPGVMITEALAQASMFCLHGEMPAGTVGYLAGVEGARFKHKVVPGDQLHLYAKLEFLRRGLGKTTCRAEVDGKVVAEATILFAVAK; encoded by the coding sequence ATGTCTGAAGTCGCAACCCCGCTGATGATCAAGGACGTGCTGGAAACCCTGCCGCACCGCTTTCCTTTTGTGATGGTAGACCGGGTGCTGTCGGTCCAGGGCGGAGAAGTTCACGCCCTGAAAAATGTCAGCGTGAATGAGCCGTATTTCGTGGGTCACTTTCCACAGGAACCTGTGATGCCCGGTGTGATGATCACTGAGGCATTGGCCCAGGCCAGCATGTTTTGTCTGCACGGCGAGATGCCAGCCGGCACGGTGGGCTATCTGGCCGGGGTCGAGGGGGCACGTTTCAAGCACAAGGTGGTGCCGGGCGATCAGCTGCACCTCTACGCCAAACTGGAATTTCTGCGCCGGGGTTTGGGCAAGACGACCTGCCGCGCCGAGGTGGACGGCAAAGTGGTCGCGGAAGCCACCATTCTTTTCGCTGTCGCCAAGTAG
- a CDS encoding LptF/LptG family permease — protein MQRMTRYILAELIPPLLAGVLLFTALLSFGYFFVSSQWLQGVPPGLVAQWIGYQLPDTLVKVLPMAAVLMTIVAFGRLNTERELVALQSGGIGLGQAGRPVAVVGSVLALLSLWLSLWVAPQANVETRSLYWDVLTGSGLSNLSGRTLDLGGGLSLQWQSYDHAKRQMQNVRAERWDKENPQQAEVVFAKSGSFEDNQLRLSDYQAFTVNYAAAADLAAGSQDSAPADADPAANLLALRQQAEAVNDRIRAVFPAIVQGPDPAQPLVIEAGTSRKEMLAQYADAIGADTQGWDELSAVIRDPKAELAERQAAAMTLSRKVALPFGNLVLALAALPFALRFGRSLGVSLGMALLVALAYYLLTAVGLTLAGSSTGLAALLWPWLGNVMMLITGLLLLRRT, from the coding sequence GTGCAGAGAATGACCCGCTACATTCTGGCCGAGCTGATTCCGCCGCTGCTGGCCGGCGTGCTGCTGTTCACGGCGCTGCTCTCGTTCGGGTATTTCTTTGTGAGCAGTCAGTGGCTGCAGGGCGTCCCGCCAGGGCTGGTGGCGCAGTGGATCGGCTATCAGTTGCCGGACACGCTGGTCAAAGTACTGCCGATGGCCGCTGTCCTGATGACCATCGTGGCCTTCGGGCGGCTGAACACCGAGCGCGAACTGGTGGCCCTGCAGTCCGGCGGTATCGGGCTGGGGCAGGCTGGGCGTCCGGTGGCCGTGGTCGGTTCGGTGCTGGCGCTGCTTTCGCTGTGGCTCAGTCTGTGGGTGGCACCGCAGGCCAATGTAGAAACCCGCAGCCTGTACTGGGACGTGCTGACCGGCAGTGGTCTGAGTAACCTGTCGGGCCGCACGCTGGATCTGGGCGGGGGCCTGAGTCTGCAGTGGCAAAGCTATGACCATGCCAAACGTCAGATGCAGAACGTCCGGGCCGAGCGCTGGGATAAGGAAAATCCCCAGCAGGCCGAAGTGGTGTTTGCAAAGAGCGGAAGTTTCGAGGACAACCAACTGCGCCTGAGTGACTATCAGGCCTTTACGGTGAACTACGCCGCCGCCGCCGACCTGGCCGCCGGAAGTCAGGATTCGGCCCCGGCAGACGCTGACCCTGCTGCCAATCTCCTGGCGTTACGCCAACAGGCCGAAGCGGTGAACGACCGGATCCGGGCGGTGTTTCCAGCCATCGTGCAAGGACCGGACCCAGCCCAGCCGCTGGTGATCGAAGCAGGCACCTCGCGCAAGGAAATGTTGGCCCAGTACGCCGACGCCATCGGGGCCGACACCCAGGGCTGGGATGAGCTGAGCGCCGTGATCCGTGATCCGAAGGCTGAGCTGGCTGAGCGTCAGGCGGCGGCCATGACCCTCAGCCGCAAGGTGGCGCTGCCATTCGGCAATCTGGTGCTGGCATTGGCCGCACTGCCGTTCGCGCTGCGGTTCGGGCGTAGCCTGGGCGTCAGTCTGGGCATGGCCCTGCTGGTGGCGCTGGCCTACTATCTGCTGACTGCTGTGGGTCTGACCCTGGCCGGCAGCAGCACAGGTCTGGCAGCGCTGCTGTGGCCCTGGCTGGGCAACGTGATGATGCTGATCACCGGGCTGCTGTTGCTGAGGAGAACGTGA
- a CDS encoding MGDG synthase family glycosyltransferase, with product MPPNSPAAYPAALMVSAAFGGGHRQASAAVAQALAARLEGRIQLDEVDAVDMLSPLERALIVGVYDFWLRHWPAAYHAFYRWTDSANEPVAVLNTFNWLGQAGFRHELRQRQPGLVVNTFPTTVALADTVRRRQRLDFLNVLVLTDYRVHHHWARPQADLILLPTEATRQEMLAWGMDPGRLTVTGLPVSAEVTRLSGLDASRRQAEMLQALGWTEMPEAPIILVSGGSGVYRGFDEVIGTLGNLGTRAEVLVVAGPKAPCTEMVGGARVHHLGYRQDFPVLLAGAALLIGKAGGMTVAEATALGIPLIVYQPIPGQEEHNARHLLKQGAALWPRTRAELRRAALNLLDPGVRAQMAQSSRVLGVPDAASRAAEVLLTRLGWEA from the coding sequence ATGCCCCCTAATTCGCCTGCCGCCTACCCCGCCGCCCTGATGGTGTCGGCGGCGTTCGGGGGTGGACACCGGCAGGCCAGTGCAGCGGTGGCGCAGGCCTTGGCGGCGCGGCTGGAGGGGCGCATCCAGCTGGATGAGGTAGACGCTGTGGACATGCTCAGTCCGCTGGAACGGGCCTTGATCGTCGGCGTGTACGACTTCTGGCTGCGGCATTGGCCAGCGGCGTACCATGCCTTTTACCGCTGGACCGACAGCGCGAATGAACCTGTGGCTGTCCTGAACACCTTCAACTGGCTGGGGCAGGCTGGCTTCCGACATGAATTGCGCCAGCGACAGCCCGGCCTGGTGGTAAATACTTTTCCGACGACCGTAGCGCTGGCGGACACTGTCAGGCGTAGGCAGCGCCTGGATTTTCTTAATGTCCTGGTCCTGACCGATTACCGCGTCCATCACCACTGGGCGCGGCCCCAGGCTGACCTGATCTTGCTGCCCACCGAGGCCACCCGCCAGGAGATGCTGGCCTGGGGCATGGACCCAGGGCGGCTGACGGTCACGGGCCTGCCGGTGTCGGCGGAGGTCACGCGCCTGAGCGGGCTGGACGCCTCCAGGCGCCAAGCGGAGATGCTACAGGCACTGGGTTGGACAGAAATGCCAGAGGCACCGATCATTCTGGTGTCGGGCGGCAGTGGGGTGTACCGCGGCTTTGATGAGGTGATCGGTACGCTCGGAAACCTGGGGACCCGCGCTGAGGTCCTGGTGGTGGCAGGTCCCAAAGCTCCCTGCACAGAGATGGTAGGTGGGGCCAGGGTGCATCATCTGGGCTACCGTCAGGACTTTCCAGTGCTGCTGGCTGGCGCCGCGCTGCTGATCGGCAAGGCGGGCGGGATGACGGTGGCCGAAGCTACTGCGCTGGGCATACCGCTGATCGTATACCAGCCTATTCCGGGCCAGGAGGAGCACAACGCCCGCCACCTGCTGAAGCAGGGCGCTGCGCTATGGCCGCGTACCCGTGCCGAGCTGCGCCGCGCTGCCCTGAATCTATTGGACCCGGGGGTGCGTGCCCAGATGGCCCAGAGCAGCCGTGTCCTGGGAGTACCGGACGCAGCCAGCCGCGCTGCCGAAGTGCTGCTGACTCGTCTGGGATGGGAAGCATGA
- a CDS encoding polysaccharide deacetylase family protein, with protein sequence MKRRWAFAGLLAGLVGYIGLPYVLIQRLGLGTLRQGKLSEAAVALTFDDGPDPQYTPAVLDALREADMQATFFLLADAARQHPELVHRIQAEGHEIGVHALRHRHAWGRWPWDAYRDSRQAQRHLQELTGERLRWGRPPHGAYTLATWAGLRRAGLTPVHWSVEGGDWRRGATPQDVQAHVLSAVHGGAVIVLHDGGPGAQITPVALPSLLLGLRKRGYRSVTLGELEQLGAAPVTRAQLPARLMAGLDRWLDAQLKIRPALGREGGLFRLQALGFPLRGLHLPDDKPLQAGTPALEFHVNNPLLVDLGLGRFIPRARQEFGWVARDWGQNPAYAEAEYLYCLSVHGPVLRRLGFQEVALAPFDQWRLGLWSRLMHRVYGTEPRRTPPVLSIISRAEFLRRFG encoded by the coding sequence ATGAAGCGGCGCTGGGCCTTCGCTGGCTTGCTGGCAGGCCTGGTCGGATACATCGGGCTGCCGTATGTGCTGATACAGCGCCTGGGCCTGGGCACCCTGCGTCAGGGGAAACTCTCTGAGGCGGCCGTGGCCCTCACTTTTGATGACGGTCCCGATCCGCAGTACACCCCCGCCGTATTGGACGCCCTGCGGGAAGCAGACATGCAGGCCACTTTTTTCCTGCTGGCAGATGCGGCGCGGCAACACCCGGAGCTGGTTCACCGTATCCAGGCCGAGGGCCATGAGATTGGCGTTCATGCCTTGCGTCACCGCCACGCCTGGGGACGCTGGCCCTGGGACGCCTACCGTGATTCCCGGCAGGCACAGAGGCATTTGCAGGAGCTGACGGGTGAGCGGCTGCGCTGGGGTCGCCCGCCGCACGGGGCTTATACGCTGGCCACCTGGGCAGGCCTGCGCCGGGCTGGGCTGACCCCGGTGCATTGGAGCGTTGAGGGCGGCGACTGGCGGCGCGGCGCCACTCCGCAGGATGTGCAGGCGCACGTGTTATCGGCAGTGCACGGTGGTGCGGTGATTGTATTGCATGACGGCGGCCCAGGAGCGCAGATCACGCCAGTGGCGCTGCCCAGCTTGCTGCTGGGCCTGCGAAAACGTGGGTATCGCTCGGTCACGCTCGGTGAGCTGGAGCAGCTGGGCGCAGCCCCAGTCACGCGGGCCCAACTGCCTGCCCGGTTGATGGCGGGGCTGGACCGCTGGTTGGATGCCCAGCTGAAGATTCGTCCCGCGCTGGGGCGTGAGGGGGGGTTGTTCCGTCTTCAGGCCCTGGGCTTCCCTTTGCGCGGCCTACACTTGCCGGATGACAAACCGCTACAGGCTGGTACTCCTGCGCTGGAATTCCATGTGAATAACCCGCTGCTGGTGGACCTGGGGCTGGGCCGCTTTATCCCCCGTGCCCGGCAGGAGTTCGGCTGGGTGGCACGGGACTGGGGGCAGAATCCCGCTTATGCCGAGGCTGAGTACCTTTACTGCCTCAGCGTGCATGGCCCGGTGCTGCGTCGCCTGGGTTTTCAGGAGGTGGCGCTGGCTCCCTTTGACCAGTGGCGGCTAGGGCTGTGGTCCCGGCTGATGCACCGTGTTTACGGCACAGAGCCGCGCCGCACCCCACCCGTGCTGAGCATCATCAGCCGCGCCGAGTTTCTGCGGCGATTCGGCTGA
- a CDS encoding twin-arginine translocase TatA/TatE family subunit, whose translation MGPVELLIIAAVILVLFGASKLPQLGKGLGRGIKEFKEETREVSHPGPDAQPLNPELRTGTQREVVDVVSTELPRDGRSVVTTEVRERQG comes from the coding sequence ATGGGGCCTGTAGAACTGCTGATTATCGCCGCTGTCATTCTTGTGTTGTTCGGAGCGAGCAAGCTGCCGCAACTGGGCAAAGGCCTGGGGCGCGGCATCAAGGAATTCAAGGAAGAAACCCGTGAAGTAAGCCACCCCGGCCCGGACGCGCAGCCGCTGAATCCGGAGCTGCGTACCGGAACCCAGCGCGAGGTCGTGGATGTGGTGTCTACCGAGCTGCCCCGTGATGGCCGGAGCGTGGTCACCACCGAGGTGCGGGAGCGTCAGGGCTGA
- the tatC gene encoding twin-arginine translocase subunit TatC: protein MTQPPAEPNAAQQLQTATLLEHLGELRTRLIWSVAFLAVGMGVAFTVHQPLLALLKAPLNASAQVQAGEVVLISTTLTGQFMAALNLSFWAGMAIALPLILTQVWAFIAPGLYAHERRWAVPFILGAGVAFAAGVAFGYTFVLPAMIRFFLDFLAGQVQAMPDVAQYIGMVVTFLVAFGLSFELPILAVLLTRIGLINHHLLRRGWRVALVGILILAALITPTPDPGTMLLVAGPLYVLYELSIVLSRIFQVKVPDDDEPVRL, encoded by the coding sequence ATGACCCAGCCTCCGGCAGAGCCGAACGCAGCGCAACAGCTTCAGACGGCGACCCTTTTGGAGCACCTTGGTGAGCTGCGGACCCGCCTGATCTGGTCGGTGGCTTTCCTGGCCGTCGGGATGGGCGTCGCCTTTACGGTGCACCAACCACTACTGGCGCTTCTCAAGGCCCCATTGAACGCCTCAGCACAGGTCCAGGCCGGCGAGGTCGTCCTGATCAGCACCACGCTGACCGGGCAGTTCATGGCGGCACTGAACCTCAGTTTCTGGGCGGGAATGGCCATCGCCCTGCCGCTGATCTTGACCCAGGTGTGGGCCTTTATAGCGCCGGGTTTGTACGCCCACGAGCGGCGCTGGGCGGTGCCGTTCATCCTGGGCGCGGGTGTGGCGTTCGCGGCGGGTGTCGCCTTTGGCTATACCTTCGTGCTGCCCGCCATGATCCGCTTTTTTCTGGATTTCCTGGCGGGGCAGGTTCAGGCCATGCCGGATGTCGCGCAGTACATCGGTATGGTGGTTACATTTCTGGTGGCGTTCGGCCTCTCGTTCGAGCTGCCGATTCTGGCGGTGCTGCTTACGCGGATCGGGCTGATCAACCATCATCTGCTGCGCCGGGGCTGGCGCGTCGCGCTGGTCGGCATCCTGATTCTGGCGGCGCTGATTACGCCCACGCCCGACCCCGGCACCATGCTGCTGGTGGCGGGGCCGCTGTACGTGCTGTATGAGCTGAGCATCGTGCTGTCGCGCATTTTTCAGGTTAAGGTGCCCGACGACGACGAACCGGTGCGGCTTTAA
- a CDS encoding PadR family transcriptional regulator codes for MNTKEQLRLLILAVLDRQPEHGYAIAQAIKARSRGVLSAKEGSLYPALHLLEKEGLVQSSEVDVKGRTRREYRLTEAGRTALARARGEWQAQMQAIGAVLGGQ; via the coding sequence GTGAACACCAAGGAGCAACTCCGCCTGCTGATTCTGGCCGTGCTGGACCGCCAGCCGGAACACGGCTACGCCATCGCCCAGGCCATCAAGGCCCGCTCCAGGGGTGTCCTGAGCGCCAAGGAGGGCAGCCTCTACCCCGCGCTGCACCTGCTGGAAAAGGAGGGGCTGGTGCAGAGCAGCGAGGTGGACGTCAAAGGCCGCACCCGGCGCGAATACCGCCTGACCGAAGCGGGCCGCACTGCCCTCGCCAGGGCGCGGGGCGAGTGGCAGGCCCAGATGCAGGCGATCGGGGCTGTGCTGGGAGGACAGTGA
- a CDS encoding mechanosensitive ion channel family protein has translation MTPTPGLSSSGSPGSLEPAAFAASGPVAVAWQRTQDIGLSLVAALPALGVALVVYGLFWLGGALLRAAVVRRAGQPEHVARIFGRLARWAVLTLGLLVAVTVTFPSLTAQSLLSTLGIGGVAIGFAFRDIFTNLLSGLILLVTQPFRIGDQIVAGSAKGTVEDIQMRATVIRTADNRRILIPNAELFTGRVQVNTAYPLARAGFSFLVPHASGPQRASGVTLRTLQCLDMIEQVPPPSVIATELNGDGVTLSVRYWVQPPARRELALTTSAVILAVHRALEQEDIALGGSLAVELQPPAASPADPAGGPEPRSSQP, from the coding sequence GTGACCCCGACTCCCGGTCTGTCCAGCTCAGGTTCGCCCGGCTCCCTGGAGCCTGCCGCCTTTGCCGCCTCCGGGCCGGTCGCGGTCGCCTGGCAGCGCACCCAGGACATCGGCCTGAGCCTGGTGGCGGCCCTCCCGGCGCTGGGGGTGGCGCTGGTGGTCTACGGCCTGTTCTGGCTGGGCGGTGCGCTGCTGCGGGCGGCGGTGGTGCGGCGAGCCGGACAGCCCGAGCATGTGGCGCGGATTTTCGGGCGGCTGGCCCGCTGGGCGGTGCTCACGCTGGGGCTGCTGGTGGCCGTGACCGTCACCTTTCCCAGCCTGACGGCCCAGAGCCTGCTGTCCACCCTGGGTATCGGCGGGGTGGCAATTGGGTTCGCGTTCCGCGACATCTTTACCAACCTGCTTTCGGGCCTGATTCTGCTGGTGACCCAGCCTTTCCGCATCGGGGACCAGATTGTGGCGGGCAGCGCCAAGGGCACCGTGGAAGACATCCAGATGCGTGCCACCGTGATTCGCACCGCCGACAACCGCCGCATCCTGATTCCCAACGCCGAGCTGTTCACCGGGCGCGTGCAGGTGAACACCGCCTACCCGCTGGCCCGCGCCGGCTTCAGCTTTCTGGTGCCGCATGCCAGTGGCCCGCAGCGGGCCAGCGGGGTCACGCTGCGGACCCTTCAGTGCCTGGACATGATTGAGCAAGTCCCCCCGCCCAGCGTCATCGCCACTGAGCTGAACGGAGACGGCGTGACGCTCAGCGTGCGCTACTGGGTGCAGCCGCCGGCCCGGCGCGAACTGGCCCTGACCACCAGCGCCGTGATTCTGGCCGTTCACCGGGCGCTGGAACAGGAGGACATCGCCCTGGGCGGCAGTCTGGCTGTGGAGTTGCAGCCGCCGGCAGCTTCGCCGGCGGACCCGGCCGGCGGGCCGGAGCCGCGTTCATCCCAGCCTTAA